One Brassica napus cultivar Da-Ae chromosome C4, Da-Ae, whole genome shotgun sequence genomic region harbors:
- the LOC106394930 gene encoding uncharacterized protein LOC106394930, which produces MASAFLLDHTQKLTLPFSNFTSTHKPTLGSQKSFLVFPSNGSPSGRLFIRSPITMAKSNSKSDYQDDKKLLKPLKLAAGASLALACALGIFGFKIKNMSYSAAAAVRPSAADMIITGKPTAAVSESSGMHPLPAKYALQSLFEVSSMLASAKPIPSQRQFNLQKLPSLPSKEDTDSIKMEAVRKMKEGKCEEAVQLLRDANMRYKNEPEAAFNVQMALVEILILLERYQEAAEYSCLNDENALISDIRIPLYKAIIYTMLDKDTEAKKYWKEFRKSIGEGFDPFSFEE; this is translated from the exons CATACGCAGAAACTCACACTTCCTTTCTCTAATTTCACCTCCACACATAAACCAACTCTTGGATCTCAAAaatcttttcttgtttttcccTCCAATGGCAGTCCAAGCGGTCGTTTGTTCATCAGATCACCAATCACAATGGCCAAATCAAATAGCAAAAGTGATTATCAAGATGACAAAAAACTCTTAAAGCCGTTAAAATTGGCGGCGGGAGCATCCCTTGCACTTGCTTGTGCCTTAGGTATTTTCGGCTTTAAGATAAAGAATATGAGCTATTCTGCCGCCGCAGCTGTGCGTCCAAGCGCCGCCGACATGATCATAACCGGTAAGCCAACCGCAGCTGTATCAGAGTCTTCAGGGATGCATCCTTTGCCGGCAAAGTACGCATTGCAGTCTCTCTTTGAAGTGAGCTCAATGCTTGCTTCGGCTAAACCCATTCCTTCTCAAAGACAATTCAATCTTCAGAAACTCCCTTCGTTGCCTTCAAAGGAAGATACCGACTCCATCAAG ATGGAGGCGGTGCGGAAGATGAAGGAAGGAAAATGCGAGGAGGCGGTGCAGCTCCTTCGCGATGCAAACATGCGATACAAAAACGAGCCCGAGGCCGCCTTCAACGTGCAGATGGCTCtagttgaaattttaatattgctg GAGAGGTATCAAGAAGCTGCTGAGTACAGTTGTCTAAATGATGAGAATGCCCTAATTTCTGATATTCGGATCCCTCTTTATAAG GCAATTATATACACAATGCTAGACAAAGATACAGAAGCCAAGAAGTATTGGAAAGAATTTAGAAAATCCATTGGCGAAGGATTTGACCCTTTTAGTTTCGAAGAGTAA